One stretch of Aeromicrobium fastidiosum DNA includes these proteins:
- the gabT gene encoding 4-aminobutyrate--2-oxoglutarate transaminase, whose translation MSASLEQRRQLVTAVPGPRSIELMARKNAAVASGIGTTMPVFAVEAGGGIVKDVDGNSFIDLGSGIAVTTVGNSAPRVVEAVREQVEAFTHTCFMVTPYEGYVSVAEALNRLTPGDHEKRSALFNSGAEAVENAIKIARAHTKRQAVVVFDHAYHGRTNLTMAMTAKSMPYKSGFGPFASEVYRAPLSYPYRDDKAVDGTLAAQRAISVIEKQVGADNLAAVVIEPIQGEGGFIVPADGFLPALAQWCTDNGVVFIADEVQTGFARTGEMFACDHEGVVPDVIVTAKGIAGGLPLSAVTGRADIMDASHVGGLGGTYGGNPLACAAALATIETIEQDGLVARAAEIERLMLTTLHRLQADDDRLGDVRGRGAMIAVELVRSGTDEPDAELAKVVAASAHQAGVIVLTCGTFGNVLRFLPPLSISDELLTEGLQILTDAFEETK comes from the coding sequence ATGTCTGCCTCCTTGGAACAACGCCGCCAGCTCGTCACCGCCGTCCCCGGACCCCGGTCCATCGAGCTCATGGCCCGCAAGAACGCCGCCGTCGCCTCCGGCATCGGCACCACGATGCCGGTCTTCGCCGTCGAGGCGGGAGGCGGCATCGTCAAGGACGTCGACGGCAACTCGTTCATCGACCTCGGATCAGGCATCGCCGTCACGACCGTCGGCAACAGCGCCCCGCGCGTCGTCGAGGCCGTCCGCGAGCAGGTCGAGGCCTTCACCCACACCTGCTTCATGGTCACGCCGTACGAGGGCTACGTCTCGGTGGCCGAGGCACTCAACCGGCTCACCCCCGGCGACCACGAGAAGCGGTCCGCACTGTTCAACTCCGGCGCCGAGGCCGTCGAGAACGCCATCAAGATCGCCCGCGCGCACACCAAGCGCCAGGCCGTCGTGGTGTTCGACCACGCGTACCACGGACGCACCAACCTGACGATGGCCATGACGGCCAAGTCGATGCCCTACAAGAGCGGCTTCGGCCCGTTCGCGTCCGAGGTCTACCGCGCACCGCTGTCGTACCCCTACCGCGACGACAAGGCCGTCGACGGCACGCTCGCGGCGCAGCGCGCCATCAGCGTCATCGAGAAGCAGGTCGGCGCCGACAACCTCGCTGCCGTCGTGATCGAGCCGATCCAGGGCGAGGGCGGCTTCATCGTCCCGGCCGACGGCTTCCTGCCCGCGCTCGCGCAGTGGTGCACCGACAACGGCGTCGTGTTCATCGCCGACGAGGTGCAGACCGGCTTCGCGCGCACCGGCGAGATGTTCGCGTGCGACCACGAGGGCGTCGTGCCCGATGTCATCGTGACCGCCAAGGGCATCGCCGGCGGCCTGCCCCTGTCGGCGGTCACGGGACGCGCCGACATCATGGACGCCTCGCACGTGGGCGGCCTCGGCGGCACCTACGGCGGCAACCCGCTGGCCTGCGCCGCGGCGCTGGCCACGATCGAGACGATCGAGCAGGACGGCCTGGTGGCCCGTGCGGCCGAGATCGAGCGCCTCATGCTGACGACCCTGCACCGCCTGCAGGCCGACGACGACCGCCTCGGCGACGTCCGCGGTCGCGGCGCGATGATCGCGGTCGAGCTGGTCAGGTCCGGCACCGACGAGCCCGATGCCGAGCTGGCCAAGGTCGTCGCCGCGAGCGCCCACCAGGCCGGCGTGATCGTCTTGACGTGCGGCACGTTCGGCAACGTGCTGCGCTTCCTGCCGCCGCTGTCGATCAGCGACGAGCTGCTCACCGAGGGTCTGCAGATCCTCACCGACGCCTTCGAGGAGACGAAATGA
- a CDS encoding NAD-dependent succinate-semialdehyde dehydrogenase, with translation MTATDLFIDNQWLPGANGTFDVVDPATGESIRAVSDASEADATAAVDAAATALKTWRRVAPRERGEILRRTWELMIRDRDELGELIAAENGKSLTDAKGEVTYAAEFFRWFAEEGVRMGGDYGVSPAGGTRTLVTHHPVGVAALVTPWNFPAAMATRKIAPALAAGCTVVLKPAAETPLTAFAIARLMVEAGLPEGVVNIVPSSTAGKVVTTWMEDARVRKISFTGSTGIGSVLLKQAADRIVNSSMELGGNAPLIVADDADLDAAVEGTMIAKFRGGGQACTAANRLYVHADVVEEFAAKLGAKVASLKVGPASEGSDIGPLINAKAVDKTQKLLAGALEAGARVTHEASVPQEGEGFWFAPTVLVDVPADAEIVHEEIFGPIAPIVTWTTDEEVIGYANDTEMGLAAYVFTGDLQRGIRLGEAIEAGMVGVNRGLVSDPAAPFGGMKQSGIGREGGRMGLEEFQETQYLSVAWPDA, from the coding sequence ATGACCGCGACCGACCTGTTCATCGACAACCAGTGGCTCCCCGGCGCGAACGGGACGTTCGACGTCGTCGACCCGGCGACGGGCGAGTCGATCCGCGCCGTGTCCGATGCGAGCGAGGCCGACGCCACGGCCGCGGTCGACGCGGCCGCGACGGCGCTGAAGACCTGGCGCCGGGTCGCGCCTCGCGAGCGGGGCGAGATCCTGCGCCGCACGTGGGAGCTCATGATCCGCGACCGTGACGAGCTGGGCGAGCTGATAGCCGCCGAGAACGGCAAGTCGCTGACCGATGCCAAGGGCGAGGTCACCTACGCGGCCGAGTTCTTCCGCTGGTTCGCCGAGGAGGGCGTCCGCATGGGCGGCGACTACGGAGTCTCACCCGCCGGTGGCACGCGCACGCTCGTGACGCACCACCCCGTGGGCGTCGCCGCGTTGGTCACGCCGTGGAACTTCCCCGCCGCGATGGCGACCCGCAAGATCGCACCAGCCCTCGCGGCAGGGTGCACGGTCGTCCTCAAGCCCGCCGCCGAGACACCGCTGACGGCCTTCGCGATCGCGCGCCTCATGGTCGAGGCGGGTCTGCCCGAGGGCGTCGTCAACATCGTCCCGTCGTCGACGGCCGGCAAGGTCGTCACCACGTGGATGGAGGACGCGCGCGTCCGCAAGATCTCGTTCACCGGCTCCACCGGCATCGGCTCGGTGCTGCTCAAGCAGGCCGCCGATCGCATCGTCAACTCGTCGATGGAGCTGGGTGGCAACGCCCCGCTCATCGTCGCCGACGACGCTGATCTCGACGCCGCCGTCGAGGGCACCATGATCGCCAAGTTCCGTGGCGGCGGTCAGGCGTGCACCGCGGCCAACCGGCTGTACGTCCACGCCGACGTCGTCGAGGAGTTCGCCGCCAAGCTCGGCGCGAAGGTCGCGTCGCTCAAGGTCGGTCCGGCGTCCGAGGGCTCCGACATCGGGCCCCTCATCAACGCCAAGGCGGTCGACAAGACCCAGAAGCTGCTCGCCGGCGCGCTGGAGGCGGGTGCCCGGGTCACGCACGAGGCGTCCGTGCCGCAGGAGGGCGAGGGCTTCTGGTTCGCTCCGACGGTGCTCGTCGACGTGCCGGCCGACGCCGAGATCGTCCACGAGGAGATCTTCGGCCCCATCGCGCCGATCGTCACGTGGACGACCGACGAGGAGGTCATCGGCTACGCCAACGACACCGAGATGGGCCTGGCGGCCTACGTGTTCACCGGCGACCTGCAGCGGGGCATCCGCCTCGGCGAGGCGATCGAGGCCGGGATGGTCGGCGTCAACCGCGGACTCGTGTCCGACCCCGCTGCCCCGTTCGGTGGCATGAAGCAGAGCGGCATCGGCCGCGAGGGCGGCCGCATGGGCCTCGAGGAGTTCCAGGAGACCCAGTACCTCAGCGTCGCCTGGCCCGACGCCTGA